A region from the Lolium perenne isolate Kyuss_39 chromosome 4, Kyuss_2.0, whole genome shotgun sequence genome encodes:
- the LOC127293968 gene encoding F-box/FBD/LRR-repeat protein At1g51370, producing the protein MDAFVPVASSAVGYDDEDRISALHDDLLHIIISLLPVKDAARTSTFASRWRHLWRSSPLFLSDDDLLPSAVTRVLADHPGPFCVVEISRCRFASHDYELTEWPRLLAAKGVHHLLLVNSIDESTVDDSVSLPADILRCTSLRELFLGGFSGFPDTAGLPRAPDVFPHLHQLGTVMMTISGWDLDYILACSPVLQTFIFAQSTMPNLLQLRSQSLRCVTLWNSTVDGVTMVDAPLLERLFLLEAPRGGDGNTVVLSIPCASNLRALGYMEPRFHSLHIGDNVIKPGTMPSPSTVVPGIKILACKVNFGVLHEVKMLVAFLRCFPNIDTVHVESLTEPTGRTHAKFWEEVFTIECIKSHVKKIVVHEYRGDQSELEFLQFIVASAHELRTLSVLISKNTFSNLANAAEMTSILGTLSGVPWRRHCKMTVLGPEFQNEQNILKASDLTVDDPFDW; encoded by the exons ATGGACGCCTTCGTCCCCGTCGCAAGTTCCGCCGTGGGCTACGACGACGAGGACCGCATCAGCGCCCTCCACGACGACCTCCTCCACATCATCATCTCGCTCCTCCCCGTCAAGGACGCCGCCCGAACCTCTACCTTCGCCTCCCGATGGCGCCATCTCTGGCGCTCCAGCCCGCTCTTCCTCAGCGACGACGACCTACTCCCTTCTGCGGTCACCCGCGTGCTCGCCGACCACCCGGGCCCTTTCTGCGTCGTAGAAATCAGCCGCTGTAGGTTCGCGTCCCACGACTACGAGCTCACAGAGTGGCCGCGCCTTCTCGCCGCCAAGGGCGTCCATCACCTCCTCCTCGTCAACAGCATCGACGAATCCACCGTCGACGACAGCGTGTCTCTACCCGCGGACATCCTCCGCTGCACCTCGCTCCGGGAGCTCTTCCTTGGTGGCTTCTCCGGGTTCCCGGACACCGCCGGCCTCCCCCGCGCCCCCGACGTCTTTCCCCACCTCCACCAGCTCGGCacggtcatgatgaccatcagcGGCTGGGATCTTGATTACATTCTTGCGTGCAGCCCGGTTCTCCAGACATTCATTTTCGCGCAGAGCACCATGCCCAATCTTCTCCAACTCCGCAGCCAAAGCCTCCGGTGCGTGACACTCTGGAATTCCACGGTGGACGGGGTCACCATGGTGGACGCCCCGCTCCTGGAGCGACTCTTCTTGCTGGAAGCGCCTCGTGGAGGTGATGGGAATACTGTGGTGCTCAGCATTCCTTGTGCATCCAACCTGAGGGCGCTCGGCTACATGGAGCCAAGATTTCACAGCCTGCACATCGGTGACAATGTCATCAAG CCTGGCACAATGCCCAGCCCAAGCACAGTGGTTCCAGGCATCAAGATATTGGCCTGTAAGGTTAATTTTGGTGTCTTGCACGAGGTCAAGATGCTGGTGGCCTTCCTCAGATGCTTTCCCAACATTGACACAGTGCACGTCGAG TCTTTAACTGAACCAACTGGAAGGACCCATGCCAAGTTCTGGGAGGAGGTCTTTACAATTGAATGCATCAAGTCACATGTCAAGAAGATTGTTGTCCATGAATACAGAGGGGATCAAAGCGAACTTGAATTCCTTCAGTTCATTGTCGCAAGTGCACATGAGCTGCGGACTCTCAGTGTTCTGATTAGCAAAAACACCTTTTCTAACTTGGCCAATGCTGCGGAGATGACAAGCATATTGGGGACTCTCTCAGGTGTACCATGGCGACGTCACTGTAAGATGACGGTGCTAGGCCCAGAGTTTCAGAATGAGCAGAACATCCTCAAAGCATCTGATCTTACTGTTGACGACCCTTTTGACTGGTGA